A section of the Sceloporus undulatus isolate JIND9_A2432 ecotype Alabama chromosome 3, SceUnd_v1.1, whole genome shotgun sequence genome encodes:
- the DCUN1D5 gene encoding DCN1-like protein 5, whose product MPVKKKRKSPGQAGDETGLKKCKITSYCRSQASSKVISGEEHFSSKKCLSWFYEYAGEDEVVGPEGMEKFCEDIGVEPENIIMLVLAWKLEAESMGFFTKEEWLKGMTSLQCDCTEKLQSKFDFLRTQLNDISTFKNIYRYAFDFARDKDQRSLDIDTAKSMLALLLGRTWPLFSVFYQYLEQSKYRVINKDQWYNVLEFSRTVHADLSNYDEDGAWPVLLDEFVEWQKIRQAS is encoded by the exons ATGCCCGTGAAGAAGAAGCGCAAATCCCCCGGTCAGGCgggcgacgagacgggcctcaaGAAGTGTAAGATCACCAG CTACTGCAGGTCACAAGCTTCTAGTAAAGTGATAAGTGGTGAGGAGCATTTTTCAAGCAAGAAGTGCCTGTCGTGGTTTTATGAATATGCAG GTGAAGATGAAGTAGTTGGGCCTGAGGGAATGGAGAAATTCTGTGAGGACATTGGGGTCGAACCGGAAAAT ATTATTATGCTAGTTTTAGCCTGGAAACTGGAGGCTGAAAGCATGGGATTCTTTACAAAGGAAGAATGGTTAAAGGGGATGACCTCATTACA aTGTGACTGTACAGAAAAGCTGCAGAGTAAATTTGATTTTTTGCGCACACAACTGAATGACATTTCAACGTTTAAGAATATCTACAGATACGCATTTGATTTTGCAAGG GACAAAGACCAGAGAAGTCTTGATATTGACACTGCAAAATCTATGTTAGCACTTCTGCTTGGAAGAACGTGGCCACTGTTTTCAGTATTTTATCAATACTTGGAG CAGTCAAAATACAGAGTAATTAACAAAGATCAGTGGTACAATGTGTTAGAATTCAGCAGAACTGTCCATGCAGATCTTAGCAACTACGATGAAGATGGGGCAT GGCCTGTTCTTCTTGATGAATTTGTGGAATGGCAAAAGATCCGTCAAGCGTCATAG